From Rhodococcus antarcticus, the proteins below share one genomic window:
- the aspS gene encoding aspartate--tRNA ligase: MLRTHPAGSLRAEHAEQTVTLTGWVARRRDHGGVEFIDLRDASGTVQVVFREGAVAEAAGALRNEFCVQITGTVAVRPAGNANTEIATGDVEVTATELVVLNESAPLPFPLDDHTGVGEEVRLKHRYLDLRRSGPAAAIRLRSEVSRAARTVLAGHDFVEVETPTLTRSTPEGARDFLVPARLQPGSFYALPQSPQLFKQLLMVGGLERYYQIARCYRDEDFRADRQPEFTQLDVEMSFVDSDDVIALAEEVLVALWRLVGHEIALPIPRMTYAEAMRRFGSDKPDLRFGIELVECADYFTDTTFRVFQAPYVGAVVMAGGAAQPRKQLDAWQEWAKQRGAKGLAYVLVAEDGTLGGPVAKNLTDAERDGLAAHVGAAAGDCIFFAAGEVKSSRALLGAARGEIARRQELVDPDAWAFTWVVDAPLFEPAGDAVASGDVAVGSGAWTAVHHAFTSPTAASMDTFDTDPGSALSHAYDIVCNGNEIGGGSIRIHQRAVQERVFAVMGLDQASAQEKFGFLLDAFAFGAPPHGGIAMGWDRICALLSGTDSIREVIAFPKSGGGIDPLTDAPAPITPEQRKESGIDARPKPGPEKPE; encoded by the coding sequence GTGCTGCGCACCCACCCCGCCGGCTCGCTGCGAGCCGAGCACGCCGAGCAGACCGTCACGCTCACCGGCTGGGTGGCGCGGCGTCGTGATCACGGCGGGGTGGAGTTCATCGACCTGCGAGACGCCTCCGGCACGGTGCAGGTGGTCTTCCGCGAGGGCGCGGTCGCCGAGGCCGCGGGCGCGCTGCGCAACGAGTTCTGCGTGCAGATCACGGGCACCGTCGCCGTCCGGCCGGCGGGCAACGCGAACACCGAGATCGCGACCGGTGACGTCGAGGTGACGGCGACCGAGCTGGTGGTGCTCAACGAGAGCGCACCGCTGCCGTTCCCGCTGGACGACCACACCGGTGTCGGCGAGGAGGTCCGCCTCAAGCACCGCTACCTGGATCTGCGCCGCTCCGGGCCCGCCGCCGCGATCCGGCTGCGCAGCGAGGTCAGCCGCGCGGCCCGCACCGTGCTCGCGGGCCACGACTTCGTCGAGGTGGAGACGCCCACCCTCACCCGCTCCACCCCCGAGGGGGCGCGGGACTTCCTGGTGCCCGCACGGCTGCAGCCCGGCAGCTTCTACGCCCTTCCGCAGAGTCCGCAGCTGTTCAAGCAGCTGCTCATGGTGGGTGGGCTCGAGCGCTACTACCAGATCGCCCGCTGCTACCGGGACGAGGACTTCCGCGCCGACCGCCAGCCGGAGTTCACCCAGCTCGACGTCGAGATGAGCTTCGTCGACTCCGACGACGTCATCGCCCTCGCCGAGGAGGTGCTGGTCGCGCTGTGGCGTCTCGTGGGCCACGAGATCGCGCTGCCGATCCCGCGGATGACGTACGCCGAGGCCATGCGTCGCTTCGGCTCCGACAAGCCGGACCTGCGCTTCGGCATCGAGCTCGTCGAGTGCGCGGACTACTTCACCGACACCACCTTCCGGGTGTTCCAGGCGCCCTACGTGGGCGCGGTGGTCATGGCGGGGGGCGCCGCCCAGCCCCGCAAGCAGCTCGACGCGTGGCAGGAGTGGGCCAAGCAGCGCGGCGCCAAGGGCCTGGCCTACGTGCTCGTCGCCGAGGACGGCACCCTGGGCGGGCCCGTGGCCAAGAACCTCACCGACGCCGAGCGGGACGGGCTGGCCGCGCACGTCGGAGCGGCGGCCGGGGACTGCATCTTCTTCGCCGCCGGCGAGGTCAAGAGCTCGCGTGCGCTGCTCGGGGCCGCGCGGGGGGAGATCGCGAGGCGCCAGGAGCTCGTCGACCCCGATGCGTGGGCCTTCACCTGGGTCGTCGACGCTCCGCTGTTCGAGCCGGCCGGGGACGCCGTGGCCAGCGGGGACGTGGCCGTGGGCTCCGGAGCCTGGACCGCGGTGCACCACGCGTTCACCTCGCCGACGGCCGCGTCGATGGACACCTTCGACACGGACCCGGGCTCGGCCCTGAGCCACGCCTACGACATCGTCTGCAACGGCAACGAGATCGGTGGCGGCAGCATCCGCATCCACCAGCGCGCGGTGCAGGAGCGGGTCTTCGCCGTGATGGGCCTGGACCAGGCCTCGGCGCAGGAGAAGTTCGGCTTCCTGCTGGACGCCTTCGCCTTCGGCGCGCCCCCGCACGGCGGCATCGCGATGGGCTGGGACCGCATCTGTGCCCTGCTGAGCGGCACCGACTCCATCCGCGAGGTCATCGCCTTCCCCAAGTCCGGTGGCGGCATCGACCCGCTGACCGACGCCCCGGCGCCGATCACCCCGGAGCAGCGGAAGGAGTCGGGCATCGACGCCAGGCCGAAGCCCGGTCCCGAGAAGCCCGAGTAG
- a CDS encoding DUF805 domain-containing protein, which translates to MALTRGFHTMGFGDAVKSVFGQYAGFSGRARRSELWFFELFALAAGAVLGIIGGVIGTSWLTNLFSLAILMPTLAVGARRLHDTGRTGWWQLIALVPLVGIIVLIVFWVQDSHGDNQHGPSPKGIGGYTPSAGYTPPVGY; encoded by the coding sequence GTGGCGCTCACGAGGGGGTTCCACACCATGGGGTTCGGCGACGCCGTCAAGTCCGTGTTCGGCCAGTACGCGGGGTTCTCGGGCCGTGCCCGACGCTCCGAGCTCTGGTTCTTCGAGCTGTTCGCCCTGGCCGCCGGCGCCGTGCTGGGGATCATCGGCGGGGTCATCGGGACGTCGTGGCTGACGAACCTGTTCTCGCTGGCCATCCTGATGCCGACCCTCGCCGTCGGCGCTCGCCGGCTGCACGACACCGGCCGGACCGGGTGGTGGCAGCTGATCGCGCTCGTCCCGCTGGTCGGGATCATCGTGCTGATCGTGTTCTGGGTGCAGGACAGCCACGGCGACAACCAGCACGGGCCGTCCCCCAAGGGGATCGGTGGGTACACCCCGTCGGCCGGGTACACCCCGCCGGTCGGCTACTGA
- a CDS encoding class I SAM-dependent methyltransferase → MTEPTDRVAALFDRVADTYDAVGVDWFTPIAAGLVHELAPAPGEHALDVGCGRGAATVPLAEGVGPDGRVLGIDLAPRMVSATTADLAHLPQVELRVADARSPALPPASFDVVAASLVLFFLPRPATALRAWREVLVPGGRLGIATFGPTGHLLATVDELFVPHLPPAMLDARTSGRRGPFASDAGVEALFAEAGLTDVRTVHLALRTVLTGPEQWREFSWSHGQRGMWEAVPPEHHAALLADALELLQTAREPDGTVVLHQDVRYTLGGVQPGGGR, encoded by the coding sequence ATGACCGAGCCCACCGACCGCGTCGCCGCACTGTTCGACCGCGTGGCGGACACCTACGACGCGGTGGGCGTGGACTGGTTCACCCCCATCGCGGCGGGTCTCGTCCACGAGCTCGCACCTGCCCCCGGCGAGCACGCCCTCGACGTCGGTTGCGGACGCGGCGCGGCCACCGTCCCGCTGGCCGAGGGCGTGGGCCCGGACGGCCGCGTCCTGGGCATCGACCTCGCGCCCCGGATGGTCTCGGCCACCACGGCCGATCTCGCCCACCTGCCGCAGGTCGAGCTCCGGGTGGCCGACGCCCGCTCCCCGGCGCTGCCACCGGCCTCGTTCGACGTGGTGGCGGCGTCGCTGGTGCTGTTCTTCCTGCCGCGACCGGCGACCGCCCTGCGGGCCTGGCGCGAGGTCTTGGTGCCGGGCGGGCGGCTCGGGATCGCGACGTTCGGTCCCACGGGACACCTCCTGGCCACGGTCGACGAGCTCTTCGTCCCCCACCTGCCGCCGGCGATGCTCGATGCCCGCACCTCGGGCCGGCGCGGCCCGTTCGCCTCGGACGCGGGGGTCGAGGCGCTGTTCGCCGAGGCCGGGCTGACCGACGTCCGCACCGTGCACCTCGCGCTGCGGACGGTGCTCACCGGGCCCGAGCAGTGGCGCGAGTTCTCGTGGTCGCACGGCCAGCGCGGCATGTGGGAGGCGGTTCCCCCCGAGCACCACGCCGCGCTGCTCGCCGACGCACTCGAGCTGCTGCAGACGGCCCGGGAGCCCGACGGGACGGTGGTGCTGCACCAGGACGTCCGCTACACCCTCGGCGGTGTCCAGCCCGGGGGCGGCCGGTAG
- a CDS encoding GNAT family N-acetyltransferase has protein sequence MLERSRGLSATDLTALAELERSALAADGGRLKLEWATLRSRPGARVEDLLWWEDGRLTGFLGLYRFGSAPLELAGVVEPTARRRGVGRTLLDAAAELGRERGLHRALLVVPAGSEPGRSFALARGGVPEHSEHALVLDAPPDAGPQDARTSVRRAGPDDAAAVGRLLEAAFGDPPRDLTEQLAEAQERTLLVAVDGAAVGTVRLSLEGGTGGVHGFAVDPAWQGRGIGRDVLRRVSTQLFAEGATRVGLEVAVDNEGPLGLYTSLGFTRVAGEDYYDVPLG, from the coding sequence GTGCTGGAACGCTCCCGCGGTCTGTCCGCCACCGACCTGACAGCCCTCGCCGAGCTGGAGCGCAGCGCGCTCGCCGCGGACGGGGGGCGGCTGAAGCTCGAGTGGGCCACGCTCCGGTCGCGTCCGGGCGCTCGGGTGGAGGACCTGCTGTGGTGGGAGGACGGCCGGCTGACGGGGTTCCTCGGGCTCTACCGGTTCGGGTCCGCTCCGCTGGAGCTGGCCGGGGTGGTCGAGCCGACCGCCCGGCGCAGGGGCGTGGGGAGGACGCTGCTCGACGCCGCCGCCGAGCTCGGGCGGGAGCGGGGACTGCACCGGGCCCTGCTGGTGGTGCCGGCGGGCTCCGAGCCGGGGCGGTCGTTCGCCCTCGCGAGAGGCGGGGTCCCCGAGCACTCCGAGCACGCACTGGTGCTCGACGCCCCGCCCGACGCGGGTCCCCAGGACGCCCGGACCTCCGTGCGCCGGGCGGGTCCGGACGACGCCGCAGCCGTCGGCCGGTTGCTGGAGGCCGCCTTCGGCGACCCGCCCCGCGACCTCACCGAGCAGCTCGCCGAGGCGCAGGAGCGCACCCTGCTCGTCGCGGTGGATGGTGCCGCCGTCGGCACGGTGCGCCTGAGCCTGGAGGGTGGCACCGGCGGCGTCCACGGCTTCGCGGTGGACCCGGCGTGGCAGGGCAGGGGCATCGGCCGCGACGTGCTGCGGCGGGTGAGCACCCAGCTGTTCGCCGAGGGAGCCACCCGGGTGGGCCTGGAGGTCGCCGTGGACAACGAGGGGCCGCTGGGGCTGTACACCTCGCTGGGGTTCACGCGGGTGGCCGGCGAGGACTACTACGACGTGCCGCTGGGGTGA
- a CDS encoding DUF2126 domain-containing protein — MSIKVALEHRTAYSFDRPVTVHPHEVRLRPAPHTRSTIESYSLTVTPAEHFINWQQDPFGNWVARLVFPEPTTELSITVGLVADMQVVNPFDFFIADHAESYPFAYGPSLEADLEPYLRPVDSDMLVAKFLDAFTIAPGTRMIDLLVQLNAAVNRAVGYTVRMEAGVQTPEHTLDTAIGSCRDSAWLLVALLRELGLAARFVSGYLVQLSSDVPSLDGPSGPAEDFTDLHAWAEVFVPGAGWIGMDATSGLFAGEGHIPLSATPHPSSAAAISGSTSPCTATLDFHNVVTRIHEDPRVTLPYTAQQWARVQSLGAEVDARLRAGDVRLTMGGEPTFVSTTDLTSPEWITAADGPHKRERASALAERLRGVLGAGTGDTSGVLVHRGQGKWYPGEPLPRWQIGLLWRTDGEPLWHDPALLADPWVDEQTPGPHDQGDARRLAVALASAFGLPESQVRPAFEDPLAALATEARRPRGPAPDEDVTVADLDAAVTEPVAHVLPLHQELDGSGWASADWRLRRGRVVLLAGTSPAGLRLPLDGLSWVAPAATEEDDPQAAKAPLRARTDPARVVPMGDGVPRTALVVEERNGHVRVFLPPLDRLDDAVDLIARLEGAARTSEVTVVLEGYTPPGDPRLTSLTVTPDPGVIEVNVQPTSSFAEQEELLRTLYAQARLTRLGTETFEVDGSHGGTRGGNHITLGGATPSDSPLLRRPDLLVSLLTYWQRHPSLSYLFSGRFIGSTSQAPRVDEGRAENLYELEIAFAEIDRLTGPDRTALPWVVDRALRHLLTDITGNTHRSEFCIDKMYSPDSTRGRLGLLELRGFEMPPHPQMAMVQALLVRALVARFWDEPFQAPLVRHGLNLHGRWLLPHFLISDVAEVAADLRRHGTDFDTSWLEPFTEFRFPRIGSVHVGGVSIELRGAIEPWNVLGEEATGSGTARYVDSSVERVQVTVVGADPGRHLLTCNGVPVPLLDGGSAGVQVGGVRFRAWQPPSALHPTIEVQAPLVFDLVDLDAGLSLGGCSYHVGHPGGRSYESPPVNSVEAESRRNRRFSTDGGAARAVDTAELREHLARIAADPAPSGVLDLRRAVVTRR, encoded by the coding sequence GTGAGCATCAAGGTCGCCCTGGAGCACCGCACCGCCTACAGCTTCGACCGCCCCGTGACCGTGCACCCCCACGAGGTGCGCCTGCGCCCCGCCCCGCACACCCGCTCGACCATCGAGTCCTACTCGCTCACCGTCACCCCGGCCGAGCACTTCATCAACTGGCAGCAGGACCCGTTCGGCAACTGGGTGGCCCGGCTGGTGTTCCCCGAGCCCACCACCGAGCTGTCCATCACCGTCGGCCTCGTCGCCGACATGCAGGTCGTCAACCCCTTCGACTTCTTCATCGCCGACCACGCCGAGAGCTACCCGTTCGCCTACGGGCCCTCGCTGGAGGCCGACCTCGAGCCCTACCTGCGCCCTGTCGACAGCGACATGCTCGTCGCCAAGTTCCTCGACGCGTTCACCATCGCCCCCGGCACCCGCATGATCGACCTCCTGGTCCAGCTCAACGCCGCCGTCAACCGGGCCGTGGGCTACACCGTCCGCATGGAGGCCGGGGTGCAGACCCCCGAGCACACGCTGGACACCGCGATCGGCTCCTGCCGGGACAGTGCGTGGCTGCTCGTGGCGCTGCTGCGCGAGCTGGGCCTGGCCGCACGGTTCGTCTCCGGCTACCTGGTGCAGCTCAGCTCCGACGTGCCCAGCCTGGACGGGCCCTCCGGTCCGGCGGAGGACTTCACCGACCTGCACGCCTGGGCCGAGGTGTTCGTGCCCGGGGCCGGCTGGATCGGCATGGACGCCACGTCGGGACTGTTCGCCGGGGAGGGCCACATCCCGCTCTCGGCCACCCCGCACCCGTCCTCGGCGGCCGCCATCAGCGGCTCCACCAGCCCGTGCACCGCCACCCTGGACTTCCACAACGTGGTCACCCGCATCCACGAGGACCCCCGCGTGACGCTGCCGTACACCGCGCAGCAGTGGGCCCGGGTCCAGTCGCTCGGGGCCGAGGTGGATGCCCGGCTGCGGGCCGGGGACGTCCGGCTGACCATGGGCGGGGAGCCCACGTTCGTCTCGACCACCGACCTCACGTCGCCGGAGTGGATCACCGCGGCGGACGGGCCGCACAAGCGGGAGCGGGCCAGCGCGCTGGCCGAGCGGCTGCGCGGGGTGCTCGGGGCGGGCACGGGGGACACCTCGGGCGTGCTCGTGCACCGGGGTCAGGGCAAGTGGTACCCCGGGGAGCCGCTGCCGCGCTGGCAGATCGGCTTGCTGTGGCGCACCGACGGCGAGCCGCTGTGGCACGACCCCGCCCTGCTGGCCGACCCGTGGGTCGACGAGCAGACGCCGGGCCCGCACGACCAGGGCGACGCCCGCCGGCTCGCCGTCGCCCTCGCGAGCGCCTTCGGCCTGCCCGAGAGCCAGGTGCGCCCGGCCTTCGAGGACCCGCTGGCCGCGCTGGCCACCGAGGCCCGCAGGCCCCGGGGACCGGCGCCGGACGAGGACGTGACGGTGGCCGATCTCGACGCGGCGGTCACCGAGCCCGTCGCCCACGTGCTGCCCCTGCACCAGGAGCTGGACGGCTCCGGCTGGGCGAGCGCGGACTGGCGGCTGCGGCGCGGTCGCGTGGTGCTGCTGGCCGGGACGTCCCCGGCCGGGCTGCGGCTGCCGCTGGACGGGCTCAGCTGGGTCGCGCCGGCGGCCACCGAGGAGGACGACCCCCAGGCCGCCAAGGCCCCGCTCCGGGCGCGGACCGACCCGGCTCGGGTGGTCCCGATGGGCGACGGGGTGCCCCGCACGGCCCTGGTGGTGGAGGAGCGCAACGGGCACGTGCGGGTGTTCCTGCCGCCGCTGGACCGCCTCGACGACGCCGTGGACCTCATCGCCCGGCTCGAGGGTGCGGCCCGGACGTCCGAGGTCACCGTCGTGCTGGAGGGTTACACCCCGCCCGGCGACCCCCGGCTCACCTCGCTCACCGTCACCCCCGACCCCGGCGTCATCGAGGTCAACGTCCAGCCCACCAGCTCCTTCGCCGAGCAGGAGGAGCTGCTGCGCACCCTCTACGCGCAGGCGCGGCTGACGCGGCTGGGCACCGAGACCTTCGAGGTGGACGGCAGCCACGGCGGCACCCGGGGCGGCAACCACATCACCCTCGGCGGGGCCACCCCGTCGGACTCCCCGCTGCTGCGCCGGCCGGACCTGCTGGTCAGCCTGCTCACCTACTGGCAGCGCCACCCGAGCCTGAGCTACCTGTTCTCCGGACGCTTCATCGGCAGCACCTCGCAGGCCCCGCGGGTGGACGAGGGTCGCGCGGAGAACCTCTACGAGCTGGAGATCGCGTTCGCCGAGATCGACCGGCTGACGGGCCCGGACCGCACCGCGCTGCCCTGGGTGGTCGACCGGGCGCTGCGACACCTGCTGACCGACATCACCGGCAACACCCACCGCTCCGAGTTCTGCATCGACAAGATGTACAGCCCCGACTCCACCCGCGGTCGTCTCGGCCTGCTCGAGCTGCGGGGCTTCGAGATGCCGCCGCACCCGCAGATGGCCATGGTGCAGGCGCTGCTGGTCCGCGCGCTGGTCGCCCGGTTCTGGGACGAGCCCTTCCAGGCCCCGCTGGTGCGCCACGGGCTCAACCTGCACGGGCGCTGGCTGCTGCCGCACTTCCTCATCAGCGACGTCGCCGAGGTGGCGGCGGACCTGCGCCGGCACGGCACCGATTTCGACACCTCGTGGCTGGAGCCGTTCACCGAGTTCCGCTTCCCCCGCATCGGCAGCGTGCACGTGGGTGGGGTGAGCATCGAGCTCCGCGGGGCCATCGAGCCGTGGAACGTGCTCGGCGAGGAGGCCACCGGCAGCGGCACGGCCCGCTACGTGGACTCCTCGGTGGAGCGCGTGCAGGTCACCGTGGTCGGCGCGGACCCGGGACGGCACCTGCTCACCTGCAACGGCGTGCCCGTGCCGCTGCTCGACGGCGGCTCCGCGGGCGTCCAGGTCGGCGGGGTGCGCTTCCGGGCGTGGCAGCCGCCGAGCGCGCTGCACCCCACCATCGAGGTCCAGGCGCCCCTGGTCTTCGACCTCGTCGACCTCGACGCCGGGCTCTCCCTCGGCGGCTGCAGCTACCACGTCGGCCACCCGGGCGGGCGGTCCTACGAGAGCCCCCCGGTGAACTCCGTGGAGGCCGAGTCCCGCCGCAACCGGCGCTTCTCCACCGACGGCGGGGCAGCCCGCGCGGTGGACACGGCCGAGCTGCGCGAGCACCTCGCCCGGATCGCCGCCGACCCCGCCCCGTCCGGCGTCCTCGACCTGCGCCGTGCGGTGGTCACCCGGCGGTGA
- a CDS encoding AMP-binding protein, with protein sequence MVFGRGPRGRHVEGLRKGDVLALHGPSSLAVPVVLLAAARLGVTVTTLNGLCTTGEMAVQLRDRETRRAPGPRGHPSGTS encoded by the coding sequence GTGGTGTTCGGTCGAGGCCCTCGCGGCCGGCACGTCGAGGGGTTGCGCAAGGGCGACGTGCTGGCCCTGCACGGCCCGAGCTCGCTCGCCGTCCCCGTGGTGCTGCTCGCCGCCGCCCGCCTCGGCGTCACCGTCACCACGCTGAACGGGCTCTGCACCACCGGTGAGATGGCGGTGCAGCTCCGGGACCGGGAGACGCGGCGCGCGCCCGGGCCGCGCGGTCACCCCAGCGGCACGTCGTAG
- a CDS encoding DUF402 domain-containing protein, translating to MADRDALVWEPAGTGHAVWWWFAPDGTFTGWYVNLERRVHGIASVDVHDHELDLVVAPDRSWKWKDEGSFAAKTGRAGFWTQEEAVVIRAEGERVVAQVERGELPFDGTWCDYRPPPGWTPPRV from the coding sequence GTGGCCGACCGGGACGCCCTCGTCTGGGAGCCTGCGGGCACCGGGCACGCCGTGTGGTGGTGGTTCGCGCCCGACGGGACGTTCACCGGGTGGTACGTCAACCTGGAGCGTCGGGTGCACGGGATCGCCTCGGTGGACGTGCACGACCACGAGCTGGACCTGGTGGTCGCCCCGGACCGCAGCTGGAAGTGGAAGGACGAGGGGTCCTTCGCCGCGAAGACCGGCCGCGCCGGGTTCTGGACCCAGGAGGAGGCGGTGGTGATCCGTGCCGAGGGTGAGCGCGTGGTGGCGCAGGTCGAGCGCGGGGAGCTCCCCTTCGACGGGACGTGGTGCGACTACCGGCCGCCCCCGGGCTGGACACCGCCGAGGGTGTAG
- a CDS encoding GNAT family N-acetyltransferase, translated as MDVQLVAVDELVLAALVGAATRGAAPDEVTPPLGDGWTPERSVWLRAYHRDRRAGLDGPCGEATWAVLVDGAPVGGARLRWTDEAGVADTGLWLTRSVRGAGVGRAALAVVLELAAQAGVRRVVAETTAGNRGALAVLGHLGFTLGTQVDGRVRAGVATGGPRPRH; from the coding sequence GTGGACGTGCAGCTGGTCGCCGTGGACGAGCTCGTGCTGGCCGCGCTGGTGGGGGCGGCCACCAGGGGTGCGGCGCCGGACGAGGTGACCCCGCCGCTGGGCGACGGCTGGACCCCGGAGCGCTCGGTGTGGCTGCGGGCCTACCACCGCGACCGCCGGGCCGGGCTCGACGGTCCCTGCGGTGAGGCGACCTGGGCGGTGCTGGTCGACGGCGCACCGGTGGGCGGGGCCCGGCTGCGGTGGACCGACGAGGCTGGCGTCGCCGACACCGGGTTGTGGCTCACCCGGTCGGTCCGGGGGGCCGGGGTGGGGCGGGCGGCGCTGGCCGTCGTGCTGGAGCTGGCGGCGCAGGCGGGGGTCCGGCGGGTCGTGGCCGAGACAACGGCGGGCAACCGGGGCGCGCTGGCGGTGCTCGGCCACCTCGGCTTCACGCTGGGCACCCAGGTCGACGGGCGGGTGCGGGCGGGCGTTGCCACGGGTGGTCCCCGGCCCCGACACTGA
- a CDS encoding DUF389 domain-containing protein, which translates to MLHLRVICPPELTEHVLALLKDARGATHLTLHRGAALVPAGDVVEADVARECTNSLLDALGDLGVEREGGVTLEAIDTTLSVAARRAQEAAPGEADDAVIWEELVARTGEESRLTWTFAAFLVLAVLIAAVGVVTDSPVTVVGAMAVGPEFGPLAAIAVNLVRRRPELVGRAAVAVGVGFPLAMVATLLGALLAEAAGLVTAQSLEGADKVDFIYQVGPFSFVVALLAGTAGMLSLVSSKSAALVGVFISVTTVPAAGYAVVAATLGRWDRAGESALQLLVNLVGITVAATAVLAVLHRHRARARDRSPAEVD; encoded by the coding sequence GTGCTGCACCTGCGGGTGATCTGCCCCCCGGAGCTGACCGAGCACGTCCTCGCCCTGCTGAAGGACGCCCGTGGTGCGACCCACCTGACGCTGCACCGCGGCGCGGCCCTGGTCCCGGCGGGGGACGTCGTGGAGGCCGACGTCGCCCGTGAGTGCACCAACTCCCTGCTCGACGCCCTGGGTGACCTCGGCGTCGAGCGGGAGGGCGGGGTGACCCTGGAGGCGATCGACACGACGCTGTCGGTGGCCGCCCGGCGTGCGCAGGAGGCGGCCCCGGGGGAGGCCGACGACGCGGTGATCTGGGAGGAGCTGGTCGCGCGGACGGGGGAGGAGTCCCGGCTGACCTGGACCTTCGCGGCGTTCCTGGTCCTGGCCGTCCTGATCGCTGCGGTCGGCGTGGTGACCGACTCGCCGGTGACCGTGGTGGGCGCGATGGCCGTGGGTCCGGAGTTCGGCCCGCTGGCCGCGATCGCGGTCAACCTCGTCCGGCGTCGACCCGAGCTGGTGGGCCGCGCCGCCGTGGCCGTGGGAGTGGGCTTCCCGCTCGCGATGGTCGCGACCCTGCTGGGTGCGCTCCTGGCGGAGGCCGCGGGCCTGGTGACCGCGCAGAGCCTGGAGGGCGCGGACAAGGTGGACTTCATCTACCAGGTGGGACCGTTCTCCTTCGTCGTCGCGCTGCTGGCCGGGACCGCCGGGATGCTGAGCCTCGTCTCGTCGAAGTCCGCAGCGCTGGTCGGGGTGTTCATCTCGGTGACCACCGTGCCCGCCGCGGGGTACGCCGTGGTCGCCGCCACCCTCGGCCGTTGGGACCGTGCCGGGGAGTCCGCGCTGCAGCTGCTGGTCAACCTGGTGGGGATCACGGTGGCCGCCACCGCTGTCCTGGCCGTGCTGCACCGGCACCGGGCCCGGGCGCGCGACCGCAGCCCGGCCGAGGTGGACTGA